One Proteinivorax tanatarense DNA segment encodes these proteins:
- a CDS encoding response regulator transcription factor, translating to MGARILLVEDEDNLAKLINTYLTREKAEVTLAADGQEALDKWDKSQYDLVILDVMLPVYDGWVICKKIREESSVPIIMLTARSEEYDRLFGFELGVDDYVTKPFSVKELVARAKALLKRTKKNNDDKVIFGNLVINKTSHQVFIDDKPIKLTPKEYDLLIYLLNNEGNALTRELVLDGVWGYDYFGDLRTVDTHIKRLRKKLQNTPVEIKTVRGIGYRFEVVKNEN from the coding sequence ATAGGTGCTAGAATTTTGTTAGTAGAGGACGAGGACAATTTAGCTAAGCTTATAAATACATATTTAACTAGAGAAAAAGCAGAAGTTACCCTTGCGGCAGATGGGCAAGAAGCTTTAGATAAATGGGATAAATCCCAATATGACTTAGTGATATTAGATGTTATGCTTCCAGTTTACGATGGTTGGGTTATATGTAAAAAGATTAGAGAGGAAAGCTCTGTTCCAATAATAATGTTGACAGCAAGATCGGAGGAATATGACCGTTTGTTTGGGTTTGAATTAGGTGTAGATGATTATGTAACCAAACCATTCAGCGTTAAGGAATTAGTAGCAAGAGCTAAAGCACTGCTGAAAAGAACCAAAAAAAATAATGACGATAAAGTTATTTTTGGTAATTTAGTTATTAACAAGACATCACACCAGGTTTTCATTGATGATAAGCCTATAAAACTTACTCCCAAAGAGTATGACCTTCTTATTTACCTATTGAACAATGAAGGCAATGCTTTAACTAGAGAGTTGGTGCTAGATGGTGTGTGGGGGTATGATTACTTTGGTGACCTTAGAACTGTGGATACACATATAAAGAGGTTGAGAAAAAAGCTACAAAACACTCCTGTTGAAATAAAGACAGTGAGAGGAATTGGCTACAGATTTGAGGTAGTTAAAAATGAGAATTAA
- a CDS encoding class I SAM-dependent methyltransferase encodes MSNNLEKMNQFFDVRADSYDEHMNKSIGSFETYYVKVADPIKNTDETIEILDLGCGTGLELRSIFEKAPNARITCIDMSEKMLELLKSKYSDKLNQINIIQGSYTELDLGQQKYDYVISVMTMHHLLHNDKEQLYKKIKEAIKPNGTYIEGDYVVTKEKEENLVNFLEEVAQKHGLPKDGSYHIDIPFSLETQRKLFSKAGFAKFEVVFKEGEHTIIVSK; translated from the coding sequence ATGAGTAATAATCTAGAAAAGATGAATCAGTTTTTTGACGTAAGAGCAGACTCTTACGATGAGCATATGAATAAATCAATAGGTAGCTTTGAAACTTACTATGTAAAGGTAGCAGACCCTATAAAGAACACCGATGAAACAATAGAGATACTTGACTTGGGATGCGGTACAGGCTTGGAGTTAAGAAGCATATTTGAAAAAGCGCCAAACGCTCGCATAACTTGCATAGACATGTCAGAAAAAATGTTGGAACTACTAAAGTCAAAGTATAGTGATAAACTCAACCAAATAAATATCATTCAAGGTTCATATACTGAACTAGACCTAGGCCAGCAAAAATATGATTACGTCATTTCTGTAATGACTATGCACCACTTGCTGCATAACGACAAAGAACAGCTATACAAAAAAATTAAAGAAGCGATCAAGCCAAACGGCACTTATATCGAAGGGGACTATGTGGTAACCAAGGAAAAGGAAGAAAATCTAGTAAACTTCCTTGAAGAAGTAGCTCAAAAACATGGTCTTCCCAAAGATGGATCATATCATATAGATATTCCTTTTTCGTTGGAAACTCAACGAAAGCTCTTTAGCAAGGCTGGTTTTGCAAAATTTGAAGTTGTTTTTAAAGAGGGCGAACATACAATAATTGTAAGTAAATAG
- a CDS encoding NAD(P)H-dependent flavin oxidoreductase: protein MKLAPLKIGNLQSKLPIIQGGMGIGVSLSKLAAAVANEGGIGTISGVQIGFKDPEFETDSEKANIKALKNEIAKAKELAPEGIIAVNLMVALSNYDDMVKAAVDGGADIIVSGAGIPSRLPELVQGRKCKLIPIVSSGKAAKIICKRWKSRYNYLPDGIIVEGPDAGGHLGFSMDQLIEGGNKDLETIVKETIEIVRPFEEEDKKIPIIAAGGIFDGSDIAKFLQLGASGVQMGTRFIATEECDASKAYKNEFINCKKGDIQLTQSPVGMPGRAIRNKFLSKISDERKNISKCYNCLSKCNPATTLYCISEALLNAVKGNTKEGLIFTGTNGYKIEKIVSVKELMQHLKREVGEGM, encoded by the coding sequence ATGAAACTAGCTCCTTTAAAAATTGGAAACCTACAATCAAAACTTCCTATAATACAAGGAGGTATGGGTATAGGAGTTTCTCTATCTAAATTAGCTGCAGCAGTTGCCAACGAAGGCGGAATAGGAACAATTTCTGGTGTGCAGATAGGGTTTAAAGATCCTGAATTTGAAACAGACAGCGAGAAAGCTAATATAAAGGCGTTGAAAAATGAAATAGCTAAGGCAAAAGAATTGGCACCAGAAGGTATCATTGCAGTAAACCTGATGGTAGCTTTATCAAACTATGATGATATGGTAAAGGCAGCGGTCGATGGAGGAGCAGATATAATAGTTTCCGGTGCCGGTATACCTAGTCGACTGCCGGAGCTGGTGCAGGGAAGAAAATGCAAACTAATACCAATAGTTTCTTCAGGTAAGGCGGCAAAAATCATTTGTAAACGTTGGAAGTCTAGGTACAATTATCTGCCCGACGGAATCATAGTTGAAGGACCAGACGCAGGTGGACACTTAGGATTCAGCATGGATCAGTTAATAGAAGGTGGAAATAAAGATTTAGAAACCATAGTCAAAGAAACAATCGAAATAGTAAGGCCCTTTGAAGAAGAGGATAAGAAAATACCTATAATTGCAGCTGGAGGAATATTTGACGGTAGCGATATAGCAAAATTTTTGCAGCTAGGAGCCTCTGGAGTGCAGATGGGTACAAGATTTATAGCAACTGAGGAATGCGATGCAAGCAAAGCTTATAAGAATGAGTTTATAAATTGCAAAAAAGGTGATATACAGCTTACACAAAGCCCTGTAGGCATGCCTGGTAGAGCTATAAGGAATAAATTTTTATCTAAGATAAGTGACGAAAGAAAAAATATAAGTAAATGCTATAACTGTTTAAGTAAGTGTAATCCAGCTACTACCCTTTACTGTATTTCTGAAGCATTACTTAATGCCGTAAAAGGTAATACTAAAGAAGGCTTGATTTTTACCGGAACTAATGGATATAAAATAGAAAAAATAGTTTCGGTAAAGGAGCTTATGCAACATTTAAAAAGAGAAGTGGGGGAAGGAATGTGA
- a CDS encoding sensor histidine kinase, translating into MGVLIAGQSQFFDSFYKSQKVNNLENSAKVLEEEISEYGLQSRETQELLSVVTDNINGDVFVLDFDGNMLAGESNMMMGHRINIPRKEFEEATTGEIVWYQSNVGHQRHNNVEMIGVLVPSTSYIYFFQTPLQPIEEAIYIAQKFTMYTMLIALVVSIILAWMFSKNLTTPLFKINSQAQSIARLDFDERWEDSRGDEIGQLGQTLNTINDELKMTIDKLETELAKEKSIDKMRKELVARISHELQTPLSLIKGYIEALEDDIYESESERQNYYQIIQQESDKMSKLVKEMVNLGVLESQKVKLDIQKVDLHSLIQKNIDKFAIEAKKEDIALKYDGQKQVKAMCDEYRIDQVLTNFLDNAMKNVPVGGEIKVAVKKEDQRVKVSVFNQGKHIKEQQLQHIWESFNKGEKSKGTGLGLSIAQNILKLHKSNFGVENVEGGGVVFYFDLPDSL; encoded by the coding sequence ATGGGAGTACTTATAGCAGGACAGTCTCAATTTTTTGATTCATTTTATAAAAGCCAAAAGGTAAACAACCTAGAAAACAGTGCTAAAGTATTGGAAGAAGAAATTTCAGAATACGGTCTGCAATCAAGAGAAACCCAGGAGCTACTGTCGGTGGTAACCGATAACATAAACGGTGATGTTTTTGTGCTAGATTTTGACGGTAACATGTTAGCAGGGGAATCAAATATGATGATGGGGCACAGAATCAATATTCCTAGAAAGGAGTTTGAAGAGGCTACGACAGGTGAGATAGTGTGGTATCAAAGCAATGTTGGTCATCAGCGACATAATAACGTAGAAATGATTGGGGTGCTGGTACCTAGCACATCTTATATTTACTTTTTTCAAACACCTCTACAACCTATAGAGGAAGCAATATATATTGCCCAAAAATTTACAATGTATACTATGTTAATTGCTCTTGTTGTTTCCATCATTTTAGCTTGGATGTTTTCAAAAAATCTCACTACACCTTTATTTAAAATTAATTCCCAAGCCCAAAGTATAGCAAGGCTAGATTTTGATGAAAGGTGGGAGGATTCAAGAGGGGACGAGATAGGCCAGCTGGGTCAAACATTGAACACCATAAATGATGAGTTAAAAATGACTATTGATAAGTTAGAAACTGAGCTAGCTAAAGAAAAGAGTATCGATAAAATGAGAAAAGAGCTTGTAGCAAGGATATCCCATGAGCTACAAACACCGTTATCTCTTATAAAAGGGTATATAGAAGCACTGGAAGATGACATTTATGAAAGCGAAAGTGAACGACAAAACTACTATCAAATAATCCAACAAGAATCGGATAAAATGAGCAAGTTAGTGAAGGAAATGGTCAACTTAGGAGTGCTAGAATCACAAAAAGTAAAACTAGATATTCAAAAAGTTGATTTACACTCCTTAATTCAAAAAAATATAGATAAGTTTGCTATAGAAGCTAAAAAAGAAGATATAGCGCTAAAGTATGACGGACAAAAGCAAGTAAAGGCGATGTGTGATGAATACAGAATCGATCAAGTGTTGACAAACTTTTTGGATAACGCCATGAAAAATGTACCGGTAGGCGGTGAAATAAAAGTTGCTGTAAAAAAAGAGGACCAAAGAGTGAAGGTGTCAGTTTTTAATCAAGGCAAACACATAAAAGAACAGCAGCTACAGCATATATGGGAAAGCTTCAACAAAGGAGAAAAAAGCAAAGGCACAGGACTAGGCCTAAGCATAGCCCAAAACATACTCAAGCTACACAAAAGTAATTTCGGAGTGGAAAATGTTGAGGGGGGAGGGGTAGTGTTTTATTTCGATCTTCCAGACAGCTTATAA